One genomic segment of Christensenellaceae bacterium 44-20 includes these proteins:
- a CDS encoding helix-turn-helix transcriptional regulator: METINRTVAQTILKFHKEMGLSQLKLATEADIALKTLHAAEHAASKLKLGTLEKIAGALGIPIARFFEGKKRASPGLDALIELLTDCSQK; the protein is encoded by the coding sequence ATGGAAACAATAAATCGAACCGTCGCTCAGACTATTTTGAAGTTCCACAAGGAAATGGGTCTCTCACAGCTGAAGCTGGCCACAGAAGCTGATATTGCGCTCAAGACACTTCATGCCGCGGAACACGCCGCCAGCAAGTTGAAGCTGGGCACTTTGGAAAAAATTGCAGGTGCGCTTGGCATTCCCATTGCGCGGTTCTTTGAGGGAAAGAAGAGAGCGTCGCCGGGACTAGATGCGCTGATAGAGCTTCTGACGGACTGCTCACAGAAATAG
- a CDS encoding helix-turn-helix transcriptional regulator — protein METLYSKIVAQNTLRLRKEAGLSQFALAIEAGIDPKTLNAIEHANANLELSTLEKISKALGISVELLFDGLEDPLSKLDSLICLLSENCE, from the coding sequence ATGGAAACCCTTTATTCAAAAATTGTCGCTCAAAATACCCTGAGGCTTCGCAAAGAAGCTGGTCTCTCTCAATTTGCTCTTGCCATCGAAGCCGGCATCGATCCCAAAACGCTTAACGCCATCGAACACGCCAATGCCAATTTGGAGTTAAGCACCCTTGAGAAAATCTCAAAAGCACTGGGCATTTCTGTGGAGCTCCTTTTTGATGGGCTCGAAGATCCGCTCTCCAAGTTGGATTCGCTGATTTGCCTCCTATCTGAAAATTGCGAATAA
- a CDS encoding DUF134 domain-containing protein: MARPQKCRYICSKPKVTRFFPDLEEAGSVTVGYDEYEVIRLLDYAKLTQEECAKKMQVSRPTVTRMYEAARQKIADALVNGKQILIAGGDVLVCAALKPECAGEAHCCHREAQA; encoded by the coding sequence ATGGCAAGGCCACAAAAATGCAGATATATCTGCTCGAAGCCCAAGGTAACGCGCTTTTTTCCGGATTTGGAGGAGGCGGGCAGCGTTACCGTCGGCTATGATGAATATGAGGTAATTCGCTTGCTGGATTACGCAAAGCTGACGCAGGAGGAGTGCGCGAAAAAAATGCAGGTTTCCCGGCCGACCGTTACCCGGATGTATGAAGCCGCGCGCCAAAAAATTGCGGATGCGCTGGTCAACGGCAAGCAAATTCTCATTGCGGGAGGAGACGTGCTGGTATGCGCGGCGTTGAAGCCGGAATGCGCCGGGGAGGCGCATTGCTGCCATCGGGAAGCGCAGGCATAG